Proteins encoded together in one Rhizobacter sp. J219 window:
- a CDS encoding ABC transporter ATP-binding protein — protein sequence MSNAFVSLKGVEKRFAGHHAVRGIDLDIAAGEFIAIMGPSGCGKSTTLRLIAGLDEPTAGELHIGGRNMKGIPAFQRDTPMVWQSLALFPFLTVAENVAFPLRMKKIGADIRRQRALEWLDRMGLSGMADRQISQLSGGQKQRVAIARALVTEPSILLLDEPLSALDAHLRTRMQTELARLHRELRITFVYVTHAQSEAFALADRIVIMGDGVIQQVGKPQDVYREPVNPFVANFIGMNNLVAGQVLGTQGGYVEVQSRHGAFLVPAREPLASGSAASFVVAGDRVSLAAEGTPPTSDAPRIDGTVLGLEFEGSTQTVFVDVGGDTEFRVAKQQHEIESLGLVPGRRVSLSWDPQHAWLLPQAA from the coding sequence ATGAGCAATGCATTCGTTTCCTTGAAGGGCGTGGAAAAACGCTTCGCCGGCCACCACGCGGTGCGTGGCATCGACCTCGACATCGCCGCGGGCGAGTTCATCGCGATCATGGGCCCCTCGGGCTGCGGCAAGTCGACCACGCTGCGGCTCATCGCGGGCCTCGACGAACCGACCGCCGGCGAGTTGCACATCGGCGGCAGGAACATGAAGGGCATCCCCGCCTTCCAGCGCGACACCCCGATGGTGTGGCAGAGCCTCGCGCTCTTTCCCTTCCTGACGGTGGCCGAGAACGTGGCCTTCCCGCTGCGCATGAAGAAGATCGGCGCCGACATCCGCCGCCAGCGCGCCCTCGAATGGCTCGACCGCATGGGCCTGTCCGGCATGGCCGACCGGCAAATCTCGCAGCTCTCGGGCGGGCAGAAGCAGCGGGTGGCAATCGCACGTGCGCTCGTCACCGAGCCGTCGATCCTGCTGCTCGACGAGCCGCTGAGCGCACTCGACGCCCACCTGCGCACCCGCATGCAGACCGAGCTCGCGCGCCTGCACCGCGAGCTGCGCATCACCTTTGTCTACGTGACGCATGCGCAGTCGGAGGCCTTCGCGCTGGCCGACCGCATCGTCATCATGGGCGACGGCGTGATCCAGCAGGTCGGCAAGCCACAAGACGTGTACCGCGAGCCGGTCAATCCCTTCGTCGCCAACTTCATCGGCATGAACAACCTCGTGGCCGGCCAGGTGCTGGGCACGCAAGGTGGGTATGTGGAGGTGCAGAGCCGGCACGGTGCCTTCCTCGTGCCGGCGCGCGAGCCGCTGGCCTCGGGCTCGGCGGCGAGCTTCGTGGTGGCCGGCGACCGCGTCTCGCTTGCAGCCGAAGGCACCCCGCCCACCAGCGATGCACCGCGCATCGACGGCACGGTGCTCGGCCTCGAATTCGAAGGCTCGACGCAGACCGTCTTCGTCGACGTGGGCGGCGACACCGAGTTCCGCGTCGCCAAGCAACAGCACGAGATCGAGTCGCTCGGCCTCGTGCCCGGCCGGCGTGTCAGCCTCAGCTGGGACCCGCAACACGCCTGGCTGCTGCCGCAGGCCGCCTGA
- a CDS encoding M15 family metallopeptidase — MGSAFDEMDELSHPKLEAEHLASGALTAAQVANRELLRRVMKAGGFNGIDNEWWHFDMLDRSLVRQTFVRVD; from the coding sequence ATGGGCAGCGCCTTCGACGAGATGGACGAGCTCTCGCACCCGAAGCTCGAAGCCGAGCACCTGGCGAGCGGCGCACTCACCGCGGCGCAGGTGGCCAACCGCGAACTGCTGCGCCGCGTGATGAAAGCCGGCGGCTTCAACGGCATCGACAACGAGTGGTGGCACTTCGACATGCTCGACCGCAGCCTGGTGCGGCAGACCTTCGTGCGCGTCGACTGA
- a CDS encoding nucleoside deaminase codes for MYHAAFMQRAIALSQEALTHPGTEPFGAVVVKDGRIVGEGWNHSLVNFDPTSHGEVEALRDACWKLQTVDLTGCELLHLMRALRAVRGGDADRRHRALVLRRLAGRVGRSVRHPEA; via the coding sequence ATGTACCACGCCGCCTTCATGCAGCGCGCCATCGCGCTGTCGCAGGAAGCGCTGACCCACCCCGGCACCGAGCCCTTCGGCGCGGTGGTGGTGAAAGACGGCCGCATCGTCGGCGAGGGTTGGAACCACTCGTTGGTGAACTTCGACCCCACCTCGCACGGCGAAGTCGAAGCGCTGCGCGACGCCTGCTGGAAGCTGCAGACCGTCGATCTCACCGGCTGCGAGCTTCTACACCTCATGCGAGCCCTGCGCGCTGTGCGTGGCGGCGATGCAGATCGCCGGCATCGCGCGCTTGTATTACGCCGCCTCGCTGGCCGAGTCGGGCGAAGCGTTCGCCACCCTGAAGCCTGA
- a CDS encoding GDSL-type esterase/lipase family protein: MQLTSSSRRHARLIALGAAAAGMLLLAGCTVTKLRTSVALARQSEPLQHHVEAARVRLLIVGDSTAVGTGATTPERSLAGLLAAAYPGLHIENRGRDGATLAEVPHQLSRNEERFDIVLMLAGGNDVIRLRDLDNTPSHLDRIAQLAKSRADTVVLMPAGNVGNAPFFFPPLSWWMASRSRQLHALVRDASQRQGVGYVSLFKERADDPFAQHEELNAQDGLHPSDGGYRLWFKELMGQSSLSQRLEAARS, translated from the coding sequence ATGCAGCTCACCTCTTCATCCCGACGCCACGCCCGGCTGATTGCGCTGGGCGCTGCGGCCGCCGGCATGTTGCTGCTCGCCGGCTGCACCGTCACGAAGCTGCGCACGTCCGTCGCGCTGGCACGGCAGAGCGAGCCATTGCAGCACCACGTCGAAGCGGCACGCGTGCGCCTTCTGATCGTGGGCGACAGCACGGCCGTCGGCACCGGCGCGACCACGCCCGAGCGAAGCCTGGCCGGCCTGCTCGCGGCCGCCTACCCCGGCCTGCACATCGAGAACCGGGGCCGCGATGGCGCCACGCTCGCCGAAGTGCCGCACCAGCTGTCGCGCAACGAGGAGCGTTTCGACATCGTGCTGATGCTGGCCGGCGGCAACGACGTGATCCGCCTGCGCGACCTCGACAACACCCCGAGCCACCTCGACCGCATCGCACAACTCGCCAAGTCCCGCGCCGACACGGTGGTGCTGATGCCGGCCGGCAACGTGGGCAACGCGCCGTTCTTCTTCCCGCCGCTGTCGTGGTGGATGGCCTCGCGTTCGCGCCAGCTGCATGCACTGGTGCGCGACGCGTCGCAGCGTCAGGGTGTGGGCTACGTCAGCCTCTTCAAGGAGCGCGCGGACGATCCGTTTGCGCAGCACGAGGAGCTGAACGCACAGGACGGCCTGCACCCGAGCGACGGCGGTTATCGGCTCTGGTTCAAGGAGCTGATGGGGCAGTCGTCGCTGTCGCAGCGGCTCGAGGCCGCCCGCAGCTGA
- a CDS encoding tetratricopeptide repeat protein, whose amino-acid sequence MNAPSTDDRQATLSLRKVQALLGLPSHVVTGLIEAGVVTPTRGPRHAWRFTFQDVVLLRTAHRLRTAQVPSRKLLRALARVKGGLGPLPLSGVRLTAIDRQVVVRDGPLQWEAESGQLLMDFHTAPAPADVQPLDHDAPAIDWFAEGVVLEARDLVAAERAYRHALEADPEHAPAALNLSALLCEQGRCDDAIQLLGEALRHRPDDANLHFNLGIALEDQRRNDEAIAAYEHALALQPDLADAHFNLARLHERAGRPHRALRHLHEYRRLEH is encoded by the coding sequence GTGAACGCCCCGAGCACCGACGATCGCCAGGCGACGCTGAGCCTGCGCAAGGTGCAGGCCCTGCTGGGCCTGCCGTCGCATGTGGTGACCGGGTTGATCGAGGCCGGTGTCGTCACCCCCACGCGCGGCCCTCGCCATGCGTGGCGCTTCACCTTCCAGGACGTGGTGCTGTTGCGCACCGCCCACCGCCTGCGCACGGCCCAGGTGCCGTCGCGCAAGCTGCTGCGTGCATTGGCGCGGGTGAAAGGCGGGCTTGGCCCGTTGCCACTGAGCGGCGTGCGCCTCACCGCCATCGACCGCCAGGTGGTGGTGCGCGACGGGCCGCTGCAATGGGAAGCCGAAAGCGGCCAGTTGCTGATGGACTTCCACACCGCCCCGGCCCCGGCCGATGTGCAGCCGCTCGACCATGACGCGCCGGCGATCGACTGGTTCGCCGAAGGTGTGGTGCTCGAAGCGCGCGACCTCGTCGCCGCCGAGCGCGCCTACCGCCACGCCCTGGAGGCCGACCCCGAGCACGCACCGGCCGCGCTGAACCTGAGCGCACTGCTGTGCGAGCAGGGCCGCTGCGACGACGCGATCCAGCTGCTCGGCGAGGCCCTTCGGCACCGCCCCGACGACGCCAACCTGCACTTCAACCTTGGCATCGCACTGGAAGACCAGCGACGAAACGACGAGGCCATTGCTGCTTACGAGCACGCCCTTGCGCTGCAGCCCGACCTGGCCGATGCGCACTTCAACCTGGCGCGCCTGCACGAGCGGGCAGGGCGGCCGCATCGGGCCTTGCGACATTTGCACGAGTACCGGCGCCTGGAGCACTGA